A segment of the Spiroplasma helicoides genome:
AAAGGTGAAATAGGAACCGAATGACCTTGTACAGTTTTACAAAACCATCCAAACGTTACAGTTATAGTTGATCAAGAAGCTGCAAAAGAAGCAATAAGTGCAGCTAATAAGTAAAAAAAATATTCGAGAAACTTAAACTGGGAAAAATAAATTCTACACTAGAAAGAGGTGTAGAATTTTTTATGTCAAAAAACCTAACTGTAGAAGAATGAATGAAAATAATTCAAATATATAAAAAACAAGGAATTCAAATTGCAGAACAAGAATATCGTATAATTAAAGCAAAACAGATTAAATTTTCACAATTTATTAAAAAAAGAATAAAACAAAAAACTTATTTAGTAGATAATTATGGTATGAAAAGTTTAAATAGAAAAAAAGGCTCTGGAAGATACAAAAAAAGAGATGATTCTGATATTCCAGGAATAATTAGTGATCTAACTGAAGAGCAAAAAAGAGAAATAATTGAAGATTGAATAAAAAGTCAGAGAGATAAAAAGGAAAGAAATGCGATTAGCAAAATAAAATCTCTAAACATAAGTATGAAAGCAAGAATTATATCAATGCATAGAACAACATTTTACAAAAAACCAAAAGTTAGAAGATATAAATACAATAATTTAAAAAACACAGTTGAAGAAATATTAAAGGAGTCCAAGTTTATATATGGTAGCAGAAAAATAAGTGTTTTATTAAAAGAAAAACATATGTCAATCAACGATAGAACTTTAAGGCACTATCTAAAAAGATGAGGTTTTATAATTAAAACCCGAATTAAAAAAAGACAAGCAGAATCAAAAAATATTA
Coding sequences within it:
- a CDS encoding IS3 family transposase, translating into MSKNLTVEEWMKIIQIYKKQGIQIAEQEYRIIKAKQIKFSQFIKKRIKQKTYLVDNYGMKSLNRKKGSGRYKKRDDSDIPGIISDLTEEQKREIIEDWIKSQRDKKERNAISKIKSLNISMKARIISMHRTTFYKKPKVRRYKYNNLKNTVEEILKESKFIYGSRKISVLLKEKHMSINDRTLRHYLKRWGFIIKTRIKKRQAESKNINTKFKDLVKRNYNPTIDNIIATDVSYIPGLVEGNNYYLSAAISHKTKKIESWCLSKNNNSQLVIDTLNKINKSNFILHSDHGSQYSSNEVIELVKQMNCQTSMSRVGNSLDNREIEYFFSCLKGEYLNHINTNKMNIDEIYNHIDWYIDWYNNKRIQKILNWKTPATAGAII